One Alkalicoccus halolimnae DNA segment encodes these proteins:
- the tig gene encoding trigger factor, producing the protein MSVNWEKQEGNTGVLTVTVDSKRVDDALDKAFQKVVKQVNVPGFRKGKVPRPIFEQRFGVEALYQDALDILLPEAYSEAVEEAGIDPVDQPEIDLDDMAKGEPLTFRATVTVKPEVELGEYKGLEVEEESQEVTEEEVSEEIHRLQNEHAELTVIEEGEVQEGDTVVMDFKGFVDGEPFEGGEAENHTLEIGSGQFIPGFEEKLVGAKAGADTEVEVEFPEEYHAEELAGKAATFEVKVHDVKRKELPALDDEFAKDVDENYETFEDMKKAVRERMEQEKQQKVEMNKKDKLVEKATENATIEVPEAMVNTEVDRMLEEFGQRLQSQGMSLDMYYQFAQTDEEGMKEQFKEDAEKRVRMNMTLEAISNAENLEATEEDVEKELENMAEMYERPVDEIKQLLAMQGGTDVLKGDLQVRKAIDFLVDESKSVPASE; encoded by the coding sequence ATGTCAGTAAATTGGGAAAAGCAAGAAGGCAATACCGGAGTCCTCACTGTCACAGTAGACAGCAAGCGCGTAGATGATGCACTTGATAAGGCATTCCAAAAAGTAGTAAAACAGGTCAACGTACCAGGTTTCCGTAAAGGGAAGGTACCTCGTCCAATTTTCGAACAGCGTTTCGGTGTAGAAGCTCTTTATCAGGACGCTCTTGATATTCTACTTCCGGAAGCTTATTCCGAAGCAGTCGAAGAAGCAGGTATTGATCCTGTAGACCAGCCTGAAATCGATCTCGATGATATGGCAAAAGGCGAGCCGCTTACGTTCCGTGCCACAGTCACTGTAAAGCCGGAAGTAGAGCTTGGCGAGTACAAAGGTCTGGAAGTAGAAGAAGAAAGCCAGGAAGTAACAGAAGAAGAAGTGAGTGAAGAAATTCACCGTCTTCAGAACGAACATGCAGAACTGACTGTCATAGAAGAAGGAGAAGTTCAGGAAGGCGATACAGTCGTCATGGATTTCAAAGGCTTTGTTGACGGAGAACCATTTGAAGGCGGAGAGGCTGAGAACCATACGCTTGAAATCGGATCCGGGCAGTTTATCCCAGGATTTGAAGAAAAGCTTGTAGGCGCCAAAGCCGGAGCCGACACAGAAGTAGAAGTGGAATTCCCTGAAGAATACCACGCGGAAGAACTTGCTGGTAAAGCTGCAACGTTTGAAGTGAAAGTCCATGATGTAAAGCGTAAAGAACTTCCGGCTCTCGACGACGAGTTTGCGAAAGACGTTGATGAGAACTACGAAACTTTTGAAGACATGAAAAAGGCTGTGCGCGAGCGCATGGAACAAGAAAAGCAGCAAAAAGTGGAAATGAACAAAAAGGATAAGCTCGTAGAGAAAGCAACGGAAAATGCTACTATCGAAGTTCCGGAAGCAATGGTCAACACGGAAGTCGACCGCATGCTCGAGGAATTCGGTCAGCGCCTTCAGTCCCAGGGCATGTCTCTTGATATGTACTACCAGTTCGCACAGACGGACGAAGAGGGAATGAAGGAACAGTTCAAGGAAGACGCTGAAAAGCGTGTCCGCATGAACATGACGCTGGAAGCAATCTCGAACGCAGAGAACCTGGAAGCAACTGAAGAAGATGTAGAAAAAGAGCTTGAAAACATGGCGGAAATGTACGAGCGTCCTGTTGACGAGATCAAGCAGCTTCTTGCTATGCAGGGCGGCACTGACGTGCTTAAGGGTGACCTTCAAGTCCGTAAAGCCATTGATTTCCTTGTAG
- a CDS encoding tetratricopeptide repeat protein, giving the protein MSKQKRDDNVVLFPGLISRLVERGMTALKEKRYYDALSCFSQTVELEEQHPQARYGLVITNIELNRLPKAKDYCRSMLEEGIGDYYEVLHVYISILVQLGDYEEVVTMLEGVIAEDKMPASKAESFYQLLQFARQMTGEAQEIEQDIGEPDLIRPAEELLTQLEEGNVDQQLSAIQQLSRYKLQAVTEAFRSFLLAEQNNPVLKSYVLQLLKELGCSDTFTVHKFGETYEVHIEAMEEVFHEKFGRAVMERLEKELDQEDPTMLDMIRQMWWHFLFTLYPKAPVPRNADVWACALHQTGMRMLSGLEEDLSDLYRTEREEVNEAEEAIHKMESLVVPEY; this is encoded by the coding sequence ATGTCCAAACAGAAGCGCGATGATAACGTCGTGTTGTTTCCAGGGCTTATTTCCAGACTGGTGGAAAGAGGGATGACTGCGTTAAAAGAGAAAAGATATTACGATGCTTTGTCCTGTTTTTCGCAGACGGTGGAGCTCGAAGAACAGCATCCGCAGGCAAGATATGGCCTGGTTATTACCAACATAGAATTAAACCGGCTTCCGAAGGCGAAAGATTACTGCCGATCGATGCTTGAAGAAGGAATCGGTGATTATTATGAAGTGCTGCATGTCTACATATCTATTTTAGTTCAGCTTGGCGACTATGAAGAAGTGGTTACGATGCTGGAAGGCGTGATTGCAGAAGATAAGATGCCGGCATCAAAAGCGGAATCATTTTATCAGCTGCTTCAGTTTGCCAGGCAGATGACGGGGGAAGCGCAGGAAATTGAACAGGATATCGGTGAACCGGACCTTATCCGTCCGGCAGAAGAACTGCTCACCCAGCTCGAAGAAGGTAATGTGGATCAGCAGCTCAGTGCGATACAGCAGCTGAGCCGCTACAAACTGCAGGCAGTGACAGAGGCTTTCCGCAGTTTTCTTCTTGCCGAACAGAATAACCCGGTTCTCAAAAGCTACGTCCTGCAGCTCCTGAAGGAACTTGGATGTTCCGATACTTTTACTGTACATAAATTCGGAGAAACGTACGAAGTACATATAGAAGCGATGGAAGAAGTATTTCACGAAAAATTCGGCCGGGCCGTGATGGAGCGTCTTGAAAAAGAGCTTGATCAGGAAGACCCGACGATGCTGGATATGATCCGTCAAATGTGGTGGCACTTTTTATTTACTCTTTACCCAAAAGCTCCTGTGCCGAGAAATGCGGATGTCTGGGCGTGCGCGCTTCATCAGACCGGCATGCGGATGCTCAGCGGCCTGGAAGAGGATCTGAGCGATCTTTACAGGACGGAAAGGGAAGAGGTAAACGAAGCGGAAGAAGCGATCCATAAAATGGAATCTCTGGTCGTTCCTGAATATTGA
- a CDS encoding metallophosphoesterase family protein: MKVLIMSDSHGWTEKVAEVIDRHKDEVEGFIHCGDSELEASASMFEKVSVVRGNCDMDSQLPEERTEDINDLRFFVAHGHLLNVKSTEMNLIYKAQETESDVVCFGHTHMPTAIQEKGTILINPGSMRLPRQYPEGTYVILEKNEESVHVSFRDMKGRERADLTKTFSLNG; encoded by the coding sequence TTGAAAGTACTCATTATGAGCGACAGCCACGGCTGGACAGAAAAAGTAGCAGAAGTTATTGACCGTCACAAAGATGAAGTAGAGGGATTTATTCACTGCGGGGATTCAGAACTCGAAGCCTCTGCTTCAATGTTTGAGAAGGTATCCGTTGTACGTGGCAACTGCGATATGGACAGTCAGCTGCCGGAGGAAAGAACCGAGGATATCAATGATCTTCGTTTTTTCGTCGCGCACGGTCATCTTCTCAATGTGAAATCAACGGAAATGAACCTGATCTACAAAGCACAGGAAACGGAGTCTGACGTTGTCTGTTTCGGACATACACACATGCCGACAGCCATTCAGGAAAAAGGTACAATTCTTATCAATCCCGGCAGTATGAGACTGCCGCGTCAGTATCCGGAAGGCACTTACGTTATTCTTGAAAAGAACGAAGAAAGTGTTCATGTATCCTTCCGTGATATGAAGGGCCGGGAAAGAGCAGACCTTACGAAAACATTTTCTTTAAACGGTTGA
- a CDS encoding XTP/dITP diphosphatase — MLREIFIASNNKGKIEEFRAFFSAKDIAVRSLQDLPEEIDVVEDGETFEANAEKKAVEIGRKFHIAVLADDSGLEVDALNGEPGIYSARYAGEEKNDEANNKKLLQKLAGKDNRTARFVCALAVYDPERGIKTVRGTVEGEIGETAHGTNGFGYDPLFYVTEKDCFMAELNREEKNKVSHRARALHELDAEWQKWSS; from the coding sequence ATGCTACGTGAAATCTTTATAGCGTCTAATAACAAAGGGAAAATTGAAGAGTTCCGCGCCTTTTTTTCTGCAAAAGATATAGCAGTCAGGTCACTCCAGGATCTTCCGGAAGAAATTGATGTTGTCGAAGACGGCGAAACATTTGAGGCCAATGCAGAGAAGAAAGCTGTGGAAATCGGACGAAAGTTCCATATTGCAGTTCTTGCAGATGATTCCGGCCTCGAAGTCGATGCGCTCAATGGGGAACCTGGCATTTACTCTGCGCGCTACGCAGGGGAAGAAAAAAATGATGAAGCAAACAATAAAAAACTGCTTCAGAAACTTGCAGGAAAAGATAATCGTACGGCCCGCTTCGTCTGTGCACTTGCTGTATACGATCCGGAACGGGGTATAAAAACGGTCCGCGGCACGGTCGAAGGGGAGATTGGCGAAACAGCTCACGGAACAAACGGTTTTGGCTATGATCCGCTTTTTTATGTCACAGAAAAAGATTGTTTTATGGCAGAATTGAACCGGGAAGAAAAAAATAAAGTAAGCCACCGCGCCAGAGCGCTTCACGAACTCGATGCGGAATGGCAGAAGTGGAGCAGCTAA
- the rph gene encoding ribonuclease PH — MRANEREAHQKREVEIIPHYIKHPEGSVLISFGDTKVICSASVEERVPPFLRGKGQGWITAEYAMLPRATSQRNIRESSKGKVAGRTMEIQRLIGRALRSVVDLSKLGERTIWVDCDVIQADGGTRTAAVSGAFVAVGLAVSELLEKEKLKENPINGFLAALSVGMTDSGKAILDLDYKEDSTADVDMNVVMKSGGRLVEVQGTGEEATFSRRELNEMLDLAEDGIEELFAIQKEILGDFGEKLSLIEEGQKTNAT, encoded by the coding sequence ATGCGTGCAAACGAACGTGAAGCGCATCAAAAACGTGAAGTGGAGATTATCCCTCACTATATAAAACACCCTGAAGGTTCCGTCCTTATTTCTTTCGGAGATACGAAAGTTATCTGCTCGGCCAGTGTGGAAGAGCGTGTACCGCCATTTCTGCGAGGGAAAGGACAGGGATGGATCACTGCTGAGTATGCGATGCTTCCTAGAGCGACCTCCCAGCGGAATATCCGTGAATCTTCCAAAGGAAAAGTGGCCGGCCGCACGATGGAAATCCAGAGGCTGATCGGACGTGCCCTGCGCTCTGTTGTCGATCTTTCGAAACTTGGGGAGCGCACCATATGGGTGGACTGTGATGTCATTCAGGCTGACGGCGGGACAAGAACGGCAGCGGTCAGCGGAGCGTTTGTAGCAGTAGGTCTTGCAGTGTCGGAACTGCTTGAAAAAGAAAAGCTCAAGGAAAATCCTATCAATGGTTTTCTTGCGGCGCTTTCTGTCGGTATGACGGATTCCGGCAAGGCTATTCTTGACCTGGACTATAAAGAAGATTCCACAGCGGACGTGGATATGAACGTTGTCATGAAAAGCGGCGGCAGACTTGTAGAAGTCCAGGGGACAGGGGAAGAAGCAACGTTTTCCCGCCGCGAGCTGAATGAAATGCTTGACCTTGCGGAAGACGGAATTGAAGAGCTTTTTGCGATTCAAAAAGAAATACTCGGTGATTTCGGTGAAAAGCTTTCTTTAATAGAGGAAGGACAGAAAACAAATGCTACGTGA